The nucleotide window tttgattcgtcataagactgaaccatctcggatttattttaaagtcaaaccgtatttacgacggtttggtttctaaTGATTTTCTAAGCATAAATTGAACTACAAAGGATCTAatgaacttacagaagttaagacttgcttagagagcaatgaagaacacttgagagcctttagaatgaccagagaagtgttgttgtgttgtgatgaaagttatgaacacaagtatgctatttatagccaaagtcaaggtccaagatcatcacacaacaccctacaactgatcatggatggttggcatgtgtcctagagggttatgggtcgagtagggggcacccaagCTGCACTAATTgtccaaatgatcgttcacaagttcaaaaggcaagtctgtccaaacattctgcatctgggcgtctaatgcggcccgcatgggagttccatgcatgttttaatgcgggtcgcctgaagtTCAAATTCAGGCGCGTACAAttagaaggctcgcggcccgcctccacTTAACCCAAAAcacaacgcgggtcgcgagaggcttgattttcaggtttttaaaatcttttataatcattacgaaatcctggtaattaataacgaaatctttcgtaattattaacctgacctttcgggtttgaaggggtaactttgcagtttggccctcggttaattacaactaaggacctcgtgttatttacccgcgttgttaagtccccggttagtttattaattaatcagaaagccttaactttcattgttgacgctattaacccttctcatacgaattcgatcataactttctcgttttaaaacggaacttcgcggaatttatacagtatattctagtgagcgtataatactgttacaaagcctcgggagcgttaaagggtcactcagaggtataattaaacatgttgacacagttaacccctgtagcttgtaatctctcactttcttccgcgtttcgcttccgtacgatccatgatttattcgtttgaaggtacaagcaccatttagggttaccatacagtatatttacccttgcttgacatctataaccctcgaatttacatacattcaaggtttgtcaaaattagtcctttatttaatatcaatgccacgtgtaatcaaatgacacgtgttaacacatcattggacacaaaaattcgaggtgttacaacagttaacgatagcataagcgaaaaACGGTGCGAAGTGAACAAGTgtcgaatggtaatccgatcggatggtcattcgatcggatgtctatccgttcggatggtcatccgatcggatggccattcggtcggattgacattcgtttgggatggatgtgtttgtgtatgatggctttgaagttttagTTATAGCATTTTagaaacagagaagtatctctacctttcaggtcgtcgatcgaacggtcgttcgatcggatagcgatccgattaGCGAGACATttctagtgagaacaagttcacaacaggATGATCATTCGACCGGATGGTCttccgatcagatggcaatccgttagaactggtgatctttgaaaattatgaaaaggttaagtgttgaagttccaaatgtcaaccgatcggatggtcattcgatcggatggcaatccgatcggacgataATCGGTTCGAGATTCAGTttgtttgaaaatttgaaaatatttAAGTGTGGAtaccaagtgcaatccgatcggattgttgttcgatcggatggtaatccgatcggatggcaatccgtcccAACAACCTGATCGTCTTGTGTCTTGATTATTTTGCTAAGTTTTGCGGTTTGCTCGAGACGGCATGACAACGTACTAAACAACGGAAACTTGTTAAGTCCCAAGTCGTCTGATCGAacaagaatcacccaaatccgatcagtttactggttcgtgacggttgttcatgtttagcccgaaatcggttgtctctttggtAGAAATCAGATCTCAGACCGACACAATCACTAGAGAAAAgtagaaggcctgaatgagctccgattctatcggttttgagtgcattgagtgtaaaagagttgaaagaaagttggaaaagtatctttcaatccttttaactttgaaaatgtttagatctatacgAAATCgttgtttaatcatgtggaaatcctttagatctgagttgttcttggtggaatgaagccaaatcttgaagttcataagaactccatgatgacatcaccctagaacacctcaaatccgctgatttcacggttaaaagttaagatttaaaggtgaaaatgatgaagaagtgtgtgtagatcatagaagtacaagatttgagttgaaaacttacaagaatcgcgagaaatcgagagaaaagagaGCTGGAGCGCTGGTCGAACGAGAGAGAgaggtatttataggttgccaaaaagggaaagtgGAGTACAAGTGTCGGATGGTGTGCCGATCGGATGgcacttcgatcggatggcaatccgatcggacgaccattcgatcgatcggccattcgatcgaagtggTCCGACGAATTGAGTTTCGGCGTTTcgtttcgcgtgttgagcgttgcgatgcgtttaagcgagttttgattaagcgatgcgatagattaataataaccACACatatactatatctaacatacaatcataaACTTATTTAGGATGATTATAACTTGGGTTTAGCGTTTGTGATTCGattgagttgcgattgcgtttcgattaatcaccacaaaaataaagtaaacatgcacaaataacacataaatagcacacacacgtaaaacaatattcagaatctatcaatcaagttgcgaatgcgattgcgatgcgattagcgataaagcgataaaacatgcgataaacaacgattaaacctcgattattaatagatactccacataatacaactaaagcaaataaTTAAAAGATTAGATTaaaagtcaaagaagtcaaattgatagttaagcaaggagtgacagatcacaattagcaatcttttcttcctttgactttgactttgactttcgtaacacggggtgttacaccaccGCAGACCACCACCAACCCCGACCATCACCGCCGCCACCGCTAACAACCGTCACccaccgaccaccgccacccaccATTGCTACCACCGACCACTGCCACCCATCGCTGCCACCGCCACTAGCAGCCACTGATCACCGACACCACCCATCACCGATTTAATTCATTCCTCTTTTCTATTTAATTCGTTCCTCTTTTCTTACCTACCAAACAACACAATGTAATGATTTATTCCTTTCCTGGATGATAACCAAACAAGACTATAGAATGTAATGATACATTTCATTgctttgtccattccattacctcgtccattccattcgcTCGTCCATTCCATTATGCCATATCAAACAGACTCTAAATGATTGGTGTTGAATCCAAttcatttttatatatttaaattttttttataaatattatttttaaaaatttatatttaaggGCCTCGTATTTTCTAATTCATTAAATGAATAGAAATACCCATCCACCGACCCACCCACCCACCCATAAGTGGTATTGATATACCCACCcggtgaagagagagagagagagagaaagcagAAAGCACAAAACCCAACCCAGTTGCAGTTGTTTCGTCTTCATGGACGCCCAATGACTCTCGCCGAACAACAACGCATCAAACGCAAACTCGATGATTACGTCGACGATGATCTCGACTTagcctcctcctcctcctcctccttcgTCAGGATGAGAAAAGACGACCGTAACCCTAACCCTCAACCCCAGCCCCAAAACCCTATCCAGTTCTTCGTTCGAACAATTTCCGGGGGCACAACCCTAGTCCTCCGCGGCTACCCCCATGACACCATCGAACTCATCCACCGCAAAATTCACTCCGCCACCGGTATTCCCATCATGGACCAGCGCCTCATTTATTGCGGCAAGCAGCTCCAGTCGGAGCACACTCTCTCTCACTATAGGATCACAAACGACGCCGGATTGCATTTGGTCGCTCGAATGCGCAGCACAGGCCACCCTCTCGTCTGGCAACTGGTCGACGATTTGGTCTCCGTCATCTGCAGGGCCTGCAGAGGAGTGGTAGGACAAGGGGCTTCCACTTCCATCAAACTCAAACTCACAGAGTTCTTAAACATGCTGCCCACCACCGATGATCATGATCATGACGACGATCACGATCACAATCACAATCACAATCATCGTGATCGTTCTGCTGCTCCTTATCTGGATATCTTTCTTTCTTCCTCTGCTCCGGCAGCCCTGGTGATGCTTTACTTCTCACCTCATCCCGGTAACAAAGAATGTGCTCTAGACTCTGTTCAACATTTTATTAAATCCTTGCCAAGGCTAATTTATTCACAATTTGCACCTATACTATTAGACTTTTGTAAGTTGCTCCGTAGAGCTGCCTTTCATGATGATCCTTTGTATAAGCTCTGTCGTACTAGTCTAGCTTCAATGGTGCACTACATTAACTTGGCTACTAGGAATTCAAATGCTTCTAGCTATAACAACATGGCCATTGCACTTCCCGATATATTCCCATTTATGAATGAACTTGCCACCAAGTTATCACAGGATTTGGTCTCTAGCATGGAATCTGTATCCAACTCTGGGCCGTCGTCCAGTGACGTCCATGATTTTGGTGCGTTTCTGCAGCCTCTCAGGAGTGCAATTATTGGCCACGGGACTCCGCTTCCAGTGGAGAACAGCCACAACCCTTGGTACAGCGATGAAGTGGGTTGTCTGTATACCATCTTTCTTGATTTGCTGGGGAAAGTGCAAGCGTGCCTCAACAGAGTGGAGGAGCATATGAAGGTGAGGAAAGAGAAAGGAGATGGTGGATGGGATCAGTACCTTTGTATCTTGAAGGAGCTGCATCATATTGCTGTACTATATCAAGGTGCAGAAGACAAGTTTTGGATGAGTTTGAGGTGTAATAAGGTTTCCATGTGTTATCTAATTGTCAGATATGCCAAGAGGGGAGAGGATCATAAATGGATTCTTGAGCATAAGGAGTTGACTGACTTTGCATCGAGGAGGCATTTGGTTATGATGTTGCTTCCAGAGGTGAAGGATGAGTATGAGGAGCTCCATGAGATGCTTATCGACAGATCACAATTGTTGGCTGAATCGTTTGAGTATATTTCAGGAGCAGAGCCTGGGGCGTTGCGCAGTGGATTGTTTATGGAGTTCAAAAATGAGGAAGCTACCGGACCTGGTGTATTACGTGAATGGTTTTTCTTGGTGTGCCAAGCTATATTTGATCCTCAAAATGCTCTATTTCTTGTTTGCCCTAATGATAGAAGAAGATTCTTTCCTAATCCAGGTAAGCTTTTGTTATAACTTATAAGATTCATAGAATTGAAAGATTTAAATTATTTGCAAAAGTACATATATTTGTATTGTTGTTATCTGATAGGTTCCCTTGTGTTAAGTGAACTTGTTTATGTCATGCTGTGTCTGGGGCTAGTATCACCATTGCAAAGAGAGGATTTTAAAGCAACAAAGGCTATGGCTAATTGAGATTCTCAGGGCTTTTAAACATAATTCAAAGTTTGATAGTTTTGCCAGGGGACATGAGCACTGTAGGAAGTAGATAGTCTTAACTTTTAAGTGGCATATGAGCATAATAGCTAGTCTGAGTTCAACATACAGCTGTTGGCCTATATAATTACTGTGATTTTACCATGCTGTGGCGTGACACTATGAACATATTTATATTTATAGTCGGGGTTAAAAAACGTAAAACAGAAGGTCCACTAGTCACATTATAATGTTGAACAGTCTTGCTATATAAGTGTTGGTAGACATTGCTTAAGAGGCAGACCACTTTTTTATGTTAGTGGAGCATCTTTCCCCTAACACTACTACTAGGCACATCTTGCAAACCAGTTAAAGTTTGTGTTGcaatcttggttttaaaatgcgcgcataATGCGTGATGCGAACGATTCGCTGATGAGATCGCATCAGGTAATGCGATGCTCTGTGATTACATGATGCGAGGATGATGCGCCCTAAATCGCATAATGCGCTCCTGATGCGCTCGCATGATGTGCCCTGATGCGCGCATTTTTCTGAAGTCGACCACTATAGAGTAGAATTGTACGATGAGCTGATGAAGTTGTTAGATGAGTTCCTACATAGATTACTTGTACCTTTTGCATAGACTACTTGTACACTTAAGAGTTCAAGGCTTTTTTTGGTTATACTGAACTTCTTTCATGGTACTAGAGctattttttgcatttttttttaatCTCTAAATTTTTAGTGTTTAAAGTTAACAAGTTTAAATATTATCTATAAGCATAGttgtcgatagcgaatagcgacaaggcgcctataggctacgtagcgaatagcgacaaataccgactgctattttataaatagcgattacactagaaaaagaattttgaaaatctttatatgtatattacatcaaaatacccttgcatatatgctattttacatgtctATTTAACAAAAACCgataaatccagctattttatagctatatctaattgctatttacatccaaaaaaaaaaagaatacctAACTGTCGCTAAATACGCTATTGGTCGCTATGACCCATATTGCGACACCTGGTCGCATGGCtacgtagcgcgctatagcggtcgctatagctgctattgacaactatgtcTATAAGTATTTTCTTAAATAACAAACGCCTCGCATACGTGAGGCGCGCGCAACAGCATCACGCATTGGcttttgggatcaaaacacatcgcacattttaaaaccaaggttgCAATCACAAGTTGTTTTTGGTCATATCTGCACAAATCACCCAAACATATGCAATATATGCTGTGAAGAATATCAAAGAAAGCCTTGAGTTCAGATGAATTTATCTAACATATGCTTTGAACTATTCTATTTGGTAATCTAACATCTTACTTGTTTGCTTTTTAGCTCCCGGTCtacgttttccttttgttctatttttttaatttttaatatagCAATAACATGAAAAGGAAGGAATTGCTTTCTTTTTCAACTGCTTGATAGTTGATAGGCTTGGAAGGTTTGAAATAACGAGTAAATTAACCTAAGGTTAAGATAAATAAGGGTTTGATCCGGATTTTTCTTCCATTTAGGAGTCGGCGCACAAGTAACTGGTTAACTGAAATAGACTAATGATTTTGAAATTAGAACACACTTAACCACTTAGTTTGTGGATTAAGGAACGAGTTACCATTAGATTTTTTGATTGAACTGAAATATACCTTCAGTTTTTTTTCAGTTGACCTTAAAGTTAAACTGAGGGGGGTGTTTGGGAGTGCTTATTGTAGccaacttataacttattgactATTTGAAAAGTTAAATGGTGTTTGGGATTGGGAGTGTATGTGAGGggaaaagtcaataagtcactccattgtgacttattaacttttccaaaaagtcaTAAGGAGTTTGgaaaagctaagccaaacaccccTTGAATTGGGATTAAGAAACAAGCGGCTGGGTTCAGGATTAAGAAACAACACATGAAGCTTTGTAGCttgcatagttattaaaggcgttaggcgcactcaaggcACATAGGCCTCAtctggggcctaggcgcaaggcgcaaaaaagtGCGGGTCTGAGAAAAAAAAAAGCGTACAACAAAAAAAACTTAGAATATTTTTGTATGATAGAAAATTAATACTActaataaaataaactaaagctattatataaaatttaacatcgtctatttagtaccaaaagttataAAATGCTAGTTTATTAATTGCAGAAAGTAGTTTTgttagataaaagtagaaatctagcTAGAATCTTGCCAAATTTTAGAGAATTTGCCCGAAAACTCTCAAGAATCTAGGAATCTCACCAGAATATGCGCatgaaccatcacctggagaattaaagcgcaattgccttGACTTAAGGCGCAATTGCCTCGCCTCGCTAGGAAATTGGGCCTACGCGCAAGAGGcaatggcttttaacaactatggtaGCTTGTATGTAAAGCTTTTTAGGCTGTGTACATAAAGCTTTCTCATATTATCTAATTTTTTTAGTGTTCCAAGTATTAACAAATGAGTGAGTATTATCTATAGACTATAAGTAGTTTATAAATAGTTGAATACTGGGCCCCTCACGTGCGTGAAGCTTGCCACGTGGTTATTTGGAGATATATTGTTGTGAAATGTTTTGTTTTACTTAAAGGTAAGAATAAGATAGATTTTAACTGGGAGCTAATTACCCCCACACATTATTGTGATTAGCCTAGTCAAAGATTTGAAGCTGTAGTTATCGTTTCCCTCACCTCATGGTGCACATAGTGTTTGTTAAATATCATTAATCTTCAATAAGCATGAATGCAAATTTGTTTCACTGATTGATTGTTTCTTTCTGTCATGCATATTTTAATGTTTAAGGTGGCTTTGAAAAGTGTAGAGAGTAATTATTATTTGGTTATGTTGGCAGCATCTAAGGTGGACCCAATGCACCTACGATATTTTAAATTTGCAGGCAGGGTGATAGCCCTAGCGTTGATGCATAAAATGCAAGTTGGGATAGTATTCGATAGGGCCTTCTTTTTGCAATTGGGTGGAGTGGATGTGTGCTTGGAAGATATAAAGGATGCAGATCCATACTTGTATAGTAGCTGTAAGCAGATATTGGATATGGATGCGCGTGCAGTGGATGAAGACGCACTTGGTCTAACATTTGTTTGGGAGGCTGAAGAGTTGGGATCCATGAAACTTTTGGAGCTTGTCCCTGATGGAAAACTGATAAGTGTGAATAGCAGGAACAGGAAGGAGTACGTTGATCTTCTGGTCAAGCATAGGTTTGTCACATCTGTTGCCCAGCAGGTAACGGAATTTGCCAGAGGATTTACAGATATCGTTACAAGCGAAGAAATCCGCAAGTTATGTTTCAAGAGCCTACTTCTTGAAGATCTTGATGGGATGTTGCATGGGAGTGAAAGTCCCATCTCTGTCGAGGATTGGAAGGCACATACAGAATATAACGGCTATAAATGCACCGATCCTCAGATAAAGTGGTTCTGGAAGGTATCTTTATTTATTTCTGATTTGTGTTTTCTTTTAAGGTGATTAATGAATCAATCTGAAAATGAACAACAGATTGTTGGGGAAATGACCGCAGAGCAAAGAAAGgttcttcttttcttttggacatCAGTGAAGTATCTACCAGTAGAGGGGTTTTGCGGTTTGGCTTCAAGGCTTTACATTTACAAGTCGGGTGAGGGTGATCGTCTCCCTTCTTCTCACACATGCTTTTTCCGGATATGTTTCCCTGCTTACCCGTCAATGGCTGTGATGCAACAACGCCTAAACATTATCACTCAACAACATGTTGCGTGTAGCTTTGGAACATGGTGACCGACCGACCAACAGTTAACAACTTATGTACAGAAAGTATTTATTTACTTACTTACTATAAATAGGGCACAGGGAGGGGAGGAGGTAAATTATGTATCTATCATCAACAAAGGTTTTTAATCATCGTCTGCTTTTGTTTATTGTATATACATCTGCAAATCCAATTCATCATCCTCATAATTAAACCATAGGAATTTTATAAGGCGGTTTTGAGTATGGTATTTGTTTGTTGGTTTGGTCATCGTTTTGTCTCAAAATCTCTCTTCTTGAGGGCGGTTTTGATTTTGGGGCCCACTTTGTTGATAGCCCATTACTTAGTTAATATGCATTAGAGATGAACACAAAACCGGTTCGGAAAACCCGACTCGGACCGAAACCCGTTGGTAACCGAAATCATATAAACCGGTTCAATTTGTTATACAAGCCGTAGGTTTGTGACCAGTTCCCATTATCTATGTCAAAACTGAATCGAATCATTTTTTATTTACCAAatcggtttatttatttaat belongs to Helianthus annuus cultivar XRQ/B chromosome 5, HanXRQr2.0-SUNRISE, whole genome shotgun sequence and includes:
- the LOC110939588 gene encoding E3 ubiquitin-protein ligase UPL5, yielding MTLAEQQRIKRKLDDYVDDDLDLASSSSSSFVRMRKDDRNPNPQPQPQNPIQFFVRTISGGTTLVLRGYPHDTIELIHRKIHSATGIPIMDQRLIYCGKQLQSEHTLSHYRITNDAGLHLVARMRSTGHPLVWQLVDDLVSVICRACRGVVGQGASTSIKLKLTEFLNMLPTTDDHDHDDDHDHNHNHNHRDRSAAPYLDIFLSSSAPAALVMLYFSPHPGNKECALDSVQHFIKSLPRLIYSQFAPILLDFCKLLRRAAFHDDPLYKLCRTSLASMVHYINLATRNSNASSYNNMAIALPDIFPFMNELATKLSQDLVSSMESVSNSGPSSSDVHDFGAFLQPLRSAIIGHGTPLPVENSHNPWYSDEVGCLYTIFLDLLGKVQACLNRVEEHMKVRKEKGDGGWDQYLCILKELHHIAVLYQGAEDKFWMSLRCNKVSMCYLIVRYAKRGEDHKWILEHKELTDFASRRHLVMMLLPEVKDEYEELHEMLIDRSQLLAESFEYISGAEPGALRSGLFMEFKNEEATGPGVLREWFFLVCQAIFDPQNALFLVCPNDRRRFFPNPASKVDPMHLRYFKFAGRVIALALMHKMQVGIVFDRAFFLQLGGVDVCLEDIKDADPYLYSSCKQILDMDARAVDEDALGLTFVWEAEELGSMKLLELVPDGKLISVNSRNRKEYVDLLVKHRFVTSVAQQVTEFARGFTDIVTSEEIRKLCFKSLLLEDLDGMLHGSESPISVEDWKAHTEYNGYKCTDPQIKWFWKIVGEMTAEQRKVLLFFWTSVKYLPVEGFCGLASRLYIYKSGEGDRLPSSHTCFFRICFPAYPSMAVMQQRLNIITQQHVACSFGTW